One genomic segment of Occultella kanbiaonis includes these proteins:
- a CDS encoding MarR family winged helix-turn-helix transcriptional regulator, whose protein sequence is MLPVKRARDEVAAAMHDPRVGDPVGELVDRTGLSETDVEQVVRVMNALRDWHEAAERMSESSRRYMRLNETDMRALRYLIAAHHQKRQVTPGAITDYLGISSASTTKLLDRLERGGHVRRAPHPTDRRALTVSVTESTRKDARESVGRQHARRFTVAAELSPSDRDVVIAFLESLSATEVIDPDGPGD, encoded by the coding sequence ATGTTGCCCGTGAAGAGAGCACGTGACGAGGTCGCGGCAGCCATGCACGACCCGCGCGTGGGGGATCCAGTCGGCGAACTTGTGGACCGCACCGGCTTGAGCGAGACAGATGTCGAGCAGGTGGTCCGGGTCATGAACGCACTTCGCGACTGGCATGAAGCAGCAGAACGGATGAGTGAGTCCTCACGCCGCTACATGCGACTGAACGAGACGGACATGCGCGCGCTCCGCTACCTGATCGCGGCTCACCATCAGAAGCGCCAAGTCACACCTGGCGCCATCACCGACTACCTCGGCATCTCGAGCGCGTCCACCACGAAGTTGCTCGACCGTCTGGAGAGGGGCGGACACGTGCGACGCGCGCCACACCCGACCGACCGGAGAGCCCTCACCGTCTCGGTCACGGAGTCGACCCGCAAGGATGCGCGCGAGAGCGTCGGCCGACAGCACGCTCGCCGCTTCACCGTCGCGGCCGAACTGAGCCCCTCCGATCGCGACGTCGTCATCGCCTTCCTCGAGTC
- a CDS encoding ATP-grasp domain-containing protein yields MTEPVVHVIHENPDWFAPFAAAFEADGVPYREWLLTGGALDLGEVPPPGVYWSRFSASAHTRDHGHSKEHTRAVLAWAEAAGRRVVNGRGVLEFEVSKVVQLASLRAAGIDTPLTRVVIGTDNLLAAATGFPTPFVTKHNQGGKGLGVRRYDAVADLAADLASGVYEEPVDGVTLLQEYVAPADGSITRVEIVGGEFVYAIRADTVHGGFQLCPADACALDPETGRPILPPGATLAPVPGQSLFSLREHVDPALVESYLAFTARHGIEIAGIEFLESADGRVLTYDVNTNTNYNAEIEAVAPRSGPGQIARYLGALLELERSTGSDVEALCAG; encoded by the coding sequence ATGACCGAACCCGTCGTGCACGTCATCCACGAGAACCCGGACTGGTTCGCGCCGTTCGCCGCCGCCTTCGAGGCCGACGGCGTGCCGTACCGGGAGTGGCTCCTCACCGGAGGCGCCCTCGACCTCGGCGAGGTGCCGCCGCCCGGGGTGTACTGGTCCCGGTTCAGCGCCTCCGCACACACCCGCGATCATGGGCACTCCAAGGAGCACACCCGGGCCGTGCTGGCGTGGGCCGAGGCCGCCGGGCGGCGGGTCGTGAACGGCCGGGGCGTGCTCGAGTTCGAGGTGTCCAAGGTGGTCCAGCTCGCGTCCCTGCGGGCCGCCGGGATCGACACCCCGCTCACCCGGGTGGTCATCGGCACAGACAACCTGCTCGCCGCGGCCACCGGCTTCCCGACGCCGTTCGTCACCAAGCACAACCAGGGCGGCAAGGGGCTGGGGGTACGCCGTTACGACGCGGTCGCGGACCTGGCCGCCGACCTCGCCTCGGGCGTCTACGAGGAGCCGGTCGACGGCGTCACCCTCCTGCAGGAGTATGTCGCCCCGGCGGACGGCTCGATCACCCGGGTGGAGATCGTCGGCGGAGAGTTCGTGTACGCGATCCGCGCGGACACGGTGCACGGCGGGTTCCAGCTCTGCCCGGCGGACGCGTGCGCCCTCGACCCGGAGACCGGCCGCCCGATCCTCCCGCCGGGGGCCACCCTCGCCCCCGTGCCCGGCCAGTCGCTCTTCTCACTGCGGGAGCACGTCGACCCGGCACTCGTCGAGTCCTACCTCGCGTTCACCGCGCGGCACGGCATCGAGATCGCGGGGATCGAGTTCCTCGAGTCCGCGGACGGTCGGGTGCTGACCTACGACGTGAACACGAACACCAACTACAACGCCGAGATCGAGGCGGTTGCCCCGCGCAGCGGACCCGGTCAGATCGCTCGGTACCTCGGCGCTCTGCTGGAGTTGGAGCGCTCGACAGGATCGGACGTCGAGGCATTGTGCGCCGGGTGA
- a CDS encoding amidohydrolase: MSAVTAPSQVPPPSRAYLDALAETTRRRTEAFVPLASPHPGAPSSAVESVRARLTQRSGAVLDLAHAVFGYAEEAFEEVRSVEAIAATLRAHGVTPEVGTHGLATSLRASLGPDDGPTIAILAEYDALPEIGHACGHHLIAAAATGAFLSLAGEDLPGRVLLLGTPAEEGNSGKELLAREGFFDGVDAAIMVHPFGYDVVDQPFLGRRQLVVRYRGVAAHASAQPYMGRNALDAVALNYQAVGLLRQHLPPSDRVHGVIREGGTRPSIVPETAVVEYYVRSAQAATLRDLSARLEDIANGIARATGTVAELTWDPKPFTLPLRTNSPLAARWAGHQAARGRTVLAGGVVPEELAASTDFGNVSVRIPSIHPMIAVSDPDVALHTREFATAAGSPAGDAAALDGADGLALTALDWLHDADLRAAVRADFEAAGGELDVPGYFD, translated from the coding sequence ATGAGCGCCGTCACCGCACCGAGCCAGGTGCCCCCGCCGAGCCGCGCGTACCTCGATGCGCTCGCCGAGACCACCCGGCGTCGTACCGAGGCGTTCGTTCCGCTCGCCTCGCCGCACCCGGGTGCCCCGAGCTCCGCCGTCGAGAGCGTCCGGGCTCGCCTGACGCAGCGCTCCGGCGCCGTGCTCGACCTGGCCCACGCCGTCTTCGGCTACGCCGAGGAGGCGTTCGAGGAGGTCCGCAGCGTCGAGGCGATCGCCGCCACGCTGCGCGCCCACGGCGTGACGCCCGAGGTGGGCACCCATGGTCTGGCGACGTCGTTGCGGGCCTCGCTCGGGCCGGACGACGGCCCGACCATCGCGATCCTCGCCGAGTACGACGCCCTGCCGGAGATCGGTCACGCCTGCGGGCACCACCTGATCGCCGCCGCCGCGACCGGCGCCTTCCTCAGCCTGGCCGGCGAGGACCTGCCGGGCCGTGTGTTGCTGCTCGGCACCCCGGCGGAGGAGGGCAACAGCGGCAAGGAGCTGCTCGCCCGGGAGGGCTTCTTCGACGGCGTGGACGCAGCGATCATGGTGCACCCGTTCGGCTACGACGTGGTGGACCAGCCGTTCCTGGGCCGCCGTCAGCTCGTGGTCCGCTACCGCGGCGTCGCGGCGCACGCCTCGGCGCAGCCCTACATGGGCCGCAACGCCCTGGACGCGGTGGCCCTGAACTACCAGGCCGTCGGACTGCTGCGTCAGCACCTGCCGCCGAGCGACCGGGTGCACGGAGTGATCCGGGAGGGCGGTACCAGGCCCTCGATCGTGCCGGAGACGGCGGTCGTGGAGTACTACGTGCGGTCCGCGCAGGCCGCCACCCTCAGGGACCTCTCCGCACGGCTCGAGGACATCGCCAACGGCATCGCCCGGGCGACGGGCACGGTCGCCGAACTGACGTGGGACCCGAAGCCGTTCACCCTGCCGTTGCGTACCAACTCGCCGCTCGCGGCACGGTGGGCCGGGCACCAGGCGGCTCGCGGCCGAACCGTGCTCGCCGGTGGGGTGGTCCCCGAGGAGCTGGCCGCGTCCACCGACTTCGGGAACGTGAGCGTCCGGATCCCGTCGATCCACCCGATGATCGCGGTCTCCGATCCCGACGTCGCGCTGCACACCCGCGAGTTCGCGACCGCGGCCGGCTCCCCGGCCGGTGACGCCGCCGCCCTCGACGGCGCGGACGGCCTCGCCCTGACGGCCCTCGACTGGCTCCACGACGCCGACCTGCGCGCCGCCGTCCGTGCCGACTTCGAGGCCGCCGGCGGCGAGCTCGACGTGCCGGGCTACTTCGACTGA
- a CDS encoding polyprenyl synthetase family protein has protein sequence MTRIAEDDEHTVAAYLDHYFVQQIERAASYGAHYRRLWESARDTGAGGKRLRPRLLLLAHGHLAPGARSLQRADAVEMAAAFELLHTAFLIHDDVIDHDLVRRGRPNVQSRAVIAAIDQGAGPDRAADYGQAAAILAGDLLISGAHLIVAGLAARAGIRRRLLDLIDGCVFRTVAGEHADVWAAMSGRTGETDALAVIETKTVSYSFGAPLQAGALLAGAATAVLDGLGRVGGHLGVAFQLRDDVLGVFGSEEATGKSAIGDLREGKATTLIAYARRDPDWAAAAEAFGRRDLDEAQAERIREAIRGCGALDAVEQLIAKEVATAQSLLAALDVPDGLRQALATTARTVGRRTR, from the coding sequence GTGACACGCATCGCTGAGGACGATGAGCACACCGTCGCCGCCTACCTCGACCACTACTTCGTGCAGCAGATCGAACGGGCGGCCTCGTACGGGGCGCACTATCGGCGCCTGTGGGAGTCCGCCCGGGATACCGGGGCCGGCGGCAAGCGCCTTCGCCCCAGGTTGCTGCTGCTGGCCCACGGCCACCTCGCGCCGGGTGCGCGCTCCCTCCAACGAGCCGACGCCGTCGAAATGGCGGCAGCGTTCGAACTCCTGCACACCGCATTCCTGATCCACGATGACGTCATCGATCATGACCTGGTCCGGCGCGGTCGCCCGAACGTGCAGAGCCGCGCCGTCATAGCTGCCATCGACCAAGGGGCCGGCCCGGACCGGGCCGCCGACTACGGTCAGGCTGCCGCGATCCTCGCCGGAGACCTCCTGATCAGCGGCGCGCATCTCATTGTTGCCGGACTGGCTGCACGGGCCGGGATCCGGCGCCGCCTCCTCGACCTGATCGACGGATGCGTGTTCCGCACGGTGGCCGGCGAGCATGCGGATGTGTGGGCCGCCATGAGTGGCAGGACCGGCGAGACGGACGCGCTCGCCGTCATCGAGACCAAGACGGTCTCCTACTCGTTCGGGGCCCCGCTGCAGGCGGGCGCGCTGCTCGCCGGTGCGGCCACGGCCGTGCTCGACGGTCTCGGCCGGGTCGGCGGGCACCTCGGCGTCGCGTTCCAGCTTCGCGATGACGTGCTCGGGGTGTTCGGTAGCGAGGAGGCCACCGGCAAGAGCGCGATCGGTGACCTACGCGAGGGGAAGGCGACCACGCTGATCGCGTACGCCCGCCGGGACCCGGACTGGGCCGCAGCCGCCGAGGCGTTCGGCCGCCGTGACCTGGACGAGGCTCAGGCGGAGCGGATCCGCGAAGCGATCCGTGGCTGTGGTGCGTTGGACGCCGTGGAGCAGCTGATCGCGAAGGAGGTCGCCACCGCACAGTCGCTGCTCGCCGCCCTCGACGTGCCGGACGGACTCCGGCAGGCCCTCGCCACGACTGCCCGCACGGTCGGCCGGAGGACCCGATGA
- a CDS encoding MMPL family transporter: MHEPPATAQPSRWLRILIPLLLVGAWLAAAAIGGPYFGRVDEVSTNDQTSFLPASADATEVQALLSEFAGSDAIPAFVVYTSETELTEDQLAQIQESTAALTDVSGVTDGISPPVPSTDGLAAQVFLTLDPDADIPVAVDEVRAELRANPPDGVQVHVTGPAGFTADLVDAFGGIDGILLMVALGAVFVILVIVYRSPFLPLVVLTTSLSALCAALLTVWWLAKAGIVLLSGQTQGILFILVIGAATDYALLYVARYRDALRGSPTAWGATKAALRGSFEPILASGGTVIAALLCLLLSDLNSNRSLGPVAAIGIAFALLAALTLLPALMLLTGRGVFWPRRPAYDPTIGDEDEVPTTGLWARLSSAIARRPNQIWIGTAVVLLIACAFVPQLKASGVASSDFVLTASDARDGQQALGEHFPGGSGSPALVVADADELESVATTILENPGVASLAAVSADSPSGTAQVSADGVQPLADGMPAPALTEVDGRVMLQATLTDPPDSDAAEDTVRELRASLGDDILIGGVTATAVDSNDASTRDRTLLIPLILAVIALILMVLLRAILAPVLLVATVVLSFGATMGVSALVFNHAFDFPGADPAVPLFGFVFLVALGIDYNIFLMSRVREESLVHGTRTGILRGLSLTGGVITSAGVVLAATFAALAVIPILFLAQLAFIVAFGVLLDTLVVRSLLVPALSYSIGRTIWWPSKLARSER, encoded by the coding sequence ATGCACGAACCGCCAGCGACCGCGCAACCCTCACGGTGGCTGAGGATCCTGATCCCGCTGCTCCTGGTCGGCGCGTGGCTGGCCGCGGCGGCGATCGGCGGACCGTACTTCGGCCGGGTCGACGAGGTCTCGACCAACGATCAGACCTCCTTCCTGCCGGCGAGCGCCGACGCGACCGAGGTGCAGGCGCTCCTCTCCGAGTTCGCCGGGAGTGATGCCATCCCAGCGTTCGTCGTGTACACCTCCGAGACGGAGCTCACCGAGGACCAGCTCGCCCAGATCCAGGAGTCGACGGCGGCCCTCACCGACGTCTCCGGCGTCACCGACGGGATCTCGCCTCCGGTGCCGTCGACCGACGGACTGGCCGCGCAGGTGTTCCTGACCCTCGATCCCGACGCGGACATCCCGGTGGCCGTCGACGAGGTGCGGGCCGAGCTTCGGGCGAACCCACCCGACGGCGTGCAGGTGCACGTCACCGGGCCGGCCGGGTTCACCGCGGACCTGGTCGACGCCTTCGGGGGCATCGACGGGATCCTGCTCATGGTTGCCCTCGGGGCCGTGTTCGTGATCCTCGTGATCGTCTACCGGTCCCCGTTCCTGCCACTGGTGGTGCTGACCACGAGCCTGAGCGCGCTGTGCGCCGCGCTGCTGACCGTCTGGTGGCTCGCCAAGGCCGGGATCGTGCTGCTCAGCGGTCAGACCCAGGGCATCCTGTTCATCCTCGTCATCGGCGCGGCCACCGACTACGCACTGCTGTACGTGGCCCGGTACCGGGACGCGCTACGCGGCAGCCCGACCGCGTGGGGCGCCACGAAGGCGGCGCTGCGCGGTTCCTTCGAGCCGATCCTCGCCTCGGGCGGCACGGTGATCGCCGCCCTGCTGTGCCTGCTGCTGTCCGACCTGAACTCCAACAGGTCGCTCGGCCCGGTCGCCGCGATCGGGATCGCCTTCGCGCTGCTGGCCGCACTCACGCTGCTGCCGGCGCTGATGCTGCTGACCGGCCGCGGCGTGTTCTGGCCGCGGCGGCCGGCGTATGACCCGACCATCGGCGACGAGGACGAGGTCCCCACGACGGGCCTGTGGGCCCGCCTCAGCAGCGCCATCGCACGGCGACCGAACCAGATCTGGATCGGCACCGCCGTCGTGCTGCTCATCGCCTGCGCGTTCGTGCCCCAGCTCAAGGCGTCGGGCGTGGCGAGCAGCGACTTCGTGCTCACGGCCTCGGACGCCCGCGACGGGCAGCAGGCACTGGGCGAGCACTTCCCCGGTGGGTCGGGCAGCCCCGCGCTCGTGGTCGCCGACGCCGACGAGCTCGAGTCGGTCGCGACCACGATCCTGGAGAACCCGGGCGTCGCCTCGCTCGCCGCGGTCAGCGCGGACTCGCCCAGCGGCACCGCGCAGGTGAGCGCCGACGGCGTGCAGCCGCTCGCGGACGGCATGCCCGCCCCCGCCCTCACCGAGGTGGACGGCCGCGTGATGCTGCAGGCGACCCTCACGGACCCGCCGGACTCCGACGCGGCCGAGGACACCGTCCGCGAGCTACGGGCGAGCCTCGGCGACGACATCCTGATCGGGGGCGTCACCGCCACCGCCGTGGACTCCAACGACGCCTCCACCCGGGATCGCACCCTCCTGATCCCGCTCATCCTCGCCGTCATCGCCCTGATCCTGATGGTGCTGCTGCGAGCGATCCTCGCCCCGGTGCTGCTGGTCGCCACCGTCGTGCTGTCCTTCGGCGCGACGATGGGGGTCTCGGCGCTGGTGTTCAACCACGCCTTCGACTTTCCGGGGGCGGACCCGGCCGTGCCCCTCTTCGGATTCGTGTTCCTGGTGGCGCTCGGGATCGACTACAACATCTTCCTGATGAGCCGGGTCCGGGAGGAGTCGCTCGTGCACGGCACCCGGACCGGCATCCTGCGGGGGCTGTCCCTGACCGGGGGCGTGATCACGTCCGCAGGCGTGGTGCTCGCCGCCACGTTCGCTGCCCTGGCGGTCATCCCGATCCTGTTCCTCGCCCAGCTCGCCTTCATCGTGGCGTTCGGCGTGCTGCTGGACACGCTCGTGGTGCGCTCGCTGCTCGTCCCGGCGTTGTCCTACTCGATCGGCCGCACGATCTGGTGGCCGTCCAAGCTGGCTCGCAGCGAGCGCTGA